One window of the Lytechinus pictus isolate F3 Inbred chromosome 5, Lp3.0, whole genome shotgun sequence genome contains the following:
- the LOC129261838 gene encoding TRIO and F-actin-binding protein-like has product MAFHTFWENQDIFRENPDTFRENPDTFRENPYTFRENPDTFRENPYTFRENPDTLRENPDTLRKNPDTFRENPDTFRENPDTFRENPDAFRENPDTFRENPDNIRENPDTIRDNPDTIRENPYTFRENPNTFRENPDTIRENPDTIRENPYTFRENPNTFRENPDTIRENPDTFRENPDTIRENPYTFRENPNTFRENPDTIRENPDTIRENPDTIRENPYTFRENPNTFRENPDIFIENPVDFRENPYYLREKTVICILPKDTFWENQDIFRENPDTFRENPDTFRENPDTLRENPDTLRKNPDTFRENPDTFRENPDTFRENPDAFRENPDTFRENPDNIRENPDTIRDNPDTIRENPYTFRENPNTFRENPDTIRENPDTFRENPDTIRENPYTFRENPNTFRENPDTIRENPDTIRENPDTIRENPYTFRENPNTFRENPDIFIENPVDFRENPYYLREKTVRRLFPI; this is encoded by the exons ATGGCTTTCC ATACCTTTTGGGAGAATCAAGATATCTTTAGGGAGAATCCAGATACCTTTAGGGAGAATCCAGATACCTTTAGGGAGAATCCATATACCTTTAGGGAGAATCCAGATACCTTTAGGGAGAATCCATATACCTTTAGGGAGAATCCAGATACTTTAAGGGAGAACCCAGATACTTTGAGGAAGAATCCAGATACTTTTAGGGAGAACCCTGATACCTTTAGGGAGAATCCCGATACCTTTAGGGAGAATCCCGATGCCTTTAGGGAGAATCCAGATACCTTTAGGGAGAATCCAGATAATATTAGGGAGAATCCAGATACCATTAGGGATAATCCAGATACCATTAGGGAGAATCCATATACCTTTAGGGAGAACCCAAATACCTTTAGGGAGAATCCAGATACCATTAGGGAGAATCCAGATACCATTAGGGAGAATCCATATACCTTTAGGGAGAACCCAAATACCTTTAGGGAGAATCCAGATACCATTAGGGAGAATCCAGATACCTTTAGGGAGAATCCAGATACCATTAGGGAGAATCCATATACCTTTAGGGAGAACCCAAATACCTTTAGGGAGAATCCAGATACCATTAGGGAGAATCCAGATACCATTAGGGAGAATCCAGATACCATTAGGGAGAATCCATATACCTTTAGGGAGAACCCAAATACCTTTAGGGAGAATCCAGATATCTTTATTGAAAATCCAGTTGACTTTAGGGAGAATCCATATTACTTGAGGGAAAAGACA GTTATCTGTATTCTCCCTAAAGATACCTTTTGGGAGAATCAAGATATCTTTAGGGAGAATCCAGATACCTTTAGGGAGAATCCAGATACCTTTAGGGAGAATCCAGATACTTTAAGGGAGAACCCAGATACTTTGAGGAAGAATCCAGATACTTTTAGGGAGAACCCTGATACCTTTAGGGAGAATCCCGATACCTTTAGGGAGAATCCCGATGCCTTTAGGGAGAATCCAGATACCTTTAGGGAGAATCCAGATAATATTAGGGAGAATCCAGATACCATTAGGGATAATCCAGATACCATTAGGGAGAATCCATATACCTTTAGGGAGAACCCAAATACCTTTAGGGAGAATCCAGATACCATTAGGGAGAATCCAGATACCTTTAGGGAGAATCCAGATACCATTAGGGAGAATCCATATACCTTTAGGGAGAACCCAAATACCTTTAGGGAGAATCCAGATACCATTAGGGAGAATCCAGATACCATTAGGGAGAATCCAGATACCATTAGGGAGAATCCATATACCTTTAGGGAGAACCCAAATACCTTTAGGGAGAATCCAGATATCTTTATTGAAAATCCAGTTGACTTTAGGGAGAATCCATATTACTTGAGGGAAAAGACAGTGCGAAGATTATTTCCAATCTGA
- the LOC129262466 gene encoding sodium/calcium exchanger 2-like — translation MIGGKKHFMAQRIAAGGAGGHQPRLLALVDKVQAMQKASDGALSEDLKGKFTFASPNYTVMESCGKLEVDVLFHRSTPRRTRQLTQENGIAGHHHEIADEISRSDAYDDCIKGTVYVTYETRDGTAKQGTEFTHAQGKLVFTETEWRKTITIPIINDTQYEANMDFYILLKSPEGGGALGDPSITRVTIIDDDEPGEFTFESPNYTADLEKGLVTATVVRSKGFDGTVTLQYATMDGNARGDLHLEGGADYKSMSGTLCFKHEEKSKTIEIPVNRESVGLRNFVIVLRNPSIGAKLGEHSAAVANLRPDDIGERVAQILEDEEDAETWFGQIKNAMTLGGDIDDDGKEIPPSKMDCIMHFITFFWKVIFAIVPPKNYWGGWPAFIGSLLFIFALTAVVEQIATLLSCVALIEPSVAGITIIALGTSVPDTFASRTAAIQDQHADAAIGNITGSNSVNVFLGLGLPWIIKVMYLYVNTDSPYLVGTENLDLAVILFTGVGTCCICIIIGRRYIVGGELGGKKVTKWLTGFFLCLLWVVYITVASLRSYRII, via the exons ATGATCGGGGGCAAGAAGCATTTCATGGCCCAGAGGATAGCAGCCGGTGGGGCAGGCGGACACCAGCCCCGGCTACTAGCCCTGGTGGACAAGGTACAAGCTATGCAGAAGGCCAGTGATGGCGCATTGTCAG AGGACTTAAAGGGAAAGTTTACCTTTGCATCGCCAAATTACACCGTGATGGAGAGTTGTGGCAAGCTGGAGGTTGATGTCCTCTTTCACCGATCAACTCC GAGAAGAACTCGTCAGCTCACCCAG GAGAATGGCATCGCGGGCCACCACCATGAGATCGCAGATGAAATCAGCCGTAGCGATGCCTACGATGATTGCATCAAGGGTACCGTCTACGTGACCTACGAGACACGAGACGGCACCGCTAAGCAAGGGACCGAATTCACGCATGCACAGGGCAAATTG GTTTTCACAGAGACAGAATGGAGGAAGACGATCACCATTCCAATCATCAACGATACCCAGTACGAAGCCAACATGGACTTCTACATCCTGCTCAAATCGCCCGAGGGAGGGGGTGCGTTGGGGGATCCCAGCATCACCAGGGTCACAATTATTGATGATGACG AGCCTGGCGAGTTCACATTTGAATCTCCTAACTACACAGCTGATCTTGAGAAGGGTCTGGTGACGGCAACGGTTGTAAGATCCAAGGGATTTGATGGCACTGTTACCCTACAGTACGCCACCAT GGATGGTAATGCAAGGGGAGATCTACATTTGGAAGGTGGAGCTGACTATAAATCCATGTCAGGAACATTGTGCTTTAAACACGAGGAGAAGTCCAAGACCATCGAGATACCAGTCAACAGAGAATCAGTG GGTTTGAGGAACTTCGTGATAGTTCTGAGGAATCCTAGTATTGGAGCCAAGCTTGGGGAACACAGTGCTGCCGTAGCCAACCTCAGACCAG ATGACATCGGTGAGAGGGTCGCCCAGATCCTGGAAGATGAGGAGGATGCCGAGACATGGTTTGGACAGATCAAAAA TGCAATGACCCTTGGAGGAGATATCGATGACGATGGCAAGGAGATCCCACCCTCCAAGATGGACTGTATCATGCATTTCATAACATTCTTCTGGAAAGTCATCTTTGCCATTGTACCACCTAA gAATTACTGGGGAGGATGGCCTGCATTCATTGGATCTCTGCTATTCATCTTTGCTCTCACGGCTGTGGTAGAACAG ATCGCTACTTTGCTGAGCTGTGTTGCATTAATAGAGCCCAGTGTTGCGGGTATAACAATCATAGCCCTCGGAACCAGCGTACCAGACACATTTGCAAGTAGAACGGCCGCCATTCAGGACCAACATGCTGATGCTGCCATCGGCAATATAACAG GTAGCAACAGCGTGAACGTGTTCCTTGGCCTTGGTCTCCCTTGGATCATCAAGGTCATGTACCTGTACGTCAACACAGACTCACCTTACCTTGTGGGAACAGAGAACCTTGACCTGGCTGTCATCCTTTTTACAGGAGTTGGTACATGTTGTATATGCATCATCATAGGGAGGAGATAT attgttgGAGGTGAGTTAGGGGGTAAAAAGGTGACCAAGTGGTTGACTGGATTCTTTCTCTGCCTCCTCTGGGTTGTATACATCACCGTTGCATCCCTCAGGTCATACCGTATCATCTAA